A window of Streptomyces broussonetiae genomic DNA:
GACATCCGCAGCGGCACCACCGTCTACCGGACCGTCACCGGTGGCACCTCGGCCACGCTCACCGGGCTCGCCTGCAACAGCCCCTACTCCCTGGACGTGGTGGCCCGCGACGCGGCCGGGAACGTGTCCCCGCCGAGCAACACCGTCACCTTCACCACCAAGGCCTGCGCCACCGACGGCGGCGTCCCGTCGTCCATCGCCACGCTCTCCACCGGCTGGACCATCCCCTGGGGCACCTACTGGATGCCCGACGGCAAGACCGCCCTCGTCACCGAGCGGGACGACTTCCGGGTCTGGAAGGTCACCAAGGACGGGACGAGGACCCAGGTCGGCACCGTCCCGAACGCCGTCACCACCAACGGCGAGGGCGGCCTGCTCGGCGTCGCCGTCGACCCCGAGTGGGCCACGAACCACTACGTCTACTTCATGCACACCGCCGCCGAGGGCAACCGGGTCGTCCGCATGACCTACGACGGCAGCACCCTCACCGGCTACAAGATCCTGCTCCAGGGCATCAGGAAGAACCGCTATCACAATGGCGGGCGCCTCGCCTTCGGCCCCGACGGCTACCTCTACGTCTCCACCGGCGAGGCCCAGCAGCCCGATCTCGCGCAGGACAAGAACTCCCTCAACGGCAAGATCCTGCGCATGACCACCGACGGCAAGCCGGCGCCCGGCAACCCGTTCGGCAACTACGTCTACTCCCTGGGCCACCGCAACCCGCAGGGCCTCGCCTTCGACCGCAACGGCCGCCTGTGGGAGGCCGAGTTCGGCAACAGCTCCAAGGACGAACTCAACCTCATCAAGCCCGGCGCCAACTACGGCTGGCCGACCTGCGAGGGCACCTGCAGCGTCGCCGGTATGACCAACCCCAAGGCCACCTGGAACGTCTCCGAGGCCTCGCCCAGCGGCATCGCCATCGTCCGCAACGTCATCTACATGGCATCCCTGCGCGGCGAACGCCTGTGGCGCATCCCCGTCAACGGCGACACCGAGAGCGTCGGCACCCCGACCGCGTACTACGTCGGCTCCTACGGCCGGCTGCGCACCGTCACCAAGGTGCCCGGAGCCGACGAACTGTGGCTGTCCACCACCAACTGCGACAACAACGGCGGCGCCGCCGACGGATCCGACCAGATCTTCCGCGTCACGATCAAGTGAGGAGGACGAGGTGACGCAGGCGAACCGACGCCGCGTCAGGTCCCGTAGAGTGCGTCGACCTCGTTGCCGTACGCCTTCTCGATCGCCTTCCGCTTGAGCTTCAACGACGGCGTGAGCAGGCCGTGTTCCTCGGTGAACGGCTGCGCCAGGATCCGGAAGGTACGGATCGACTCGGCCTGGGAGACGAGGGTGTTGGCGGCGACCACCGCCCGCCGCACCTCCGTCTCCAGGTCGGCGTCACGCACCAGCTGGACCGGGGTCATCCTGGGCTTGCCGCGCATCTGCAGCCAGTGCTCCACGGCCTCCTGGTCGAGGGTGACCAGGGCGGCGATGTAGGGCCGGTCGTTGCCGACGACGATGCACTGGTTCACCAGCGGATGCTCGCGGACCCGCTCCTCCAGCACCCCGGGGGAGACACTCTTGCCGCCGGAGGTCACCAGGATCTCCTTCTTGCGGCCGGTGATGGTCAGATAGCCGTCCTCGTCCAGCGAACCGAGGTCCCCGGTGGCCAGCCAGCCCTCGTGCAGGGTCTCGTCGGTGGCCTTGGGATTGTTGAGGTAGCCCTGGAAGACGTTGCCGCCGTGCAGCCAGATCTCCCCGTCGTCGGCTATGTGCACGGTCACGCCCGGAATGGCCTGGCCGACCGTGCCGTAGCGGGTGCGCTCGGGCGGGTTGGCGGTGGCCGCGGCCGTCGACTCGGTCAGGCCGTACCCCTCATAGATCTGCACGCCCGCGCCCGCGAAGAACAGCCCGAGCCGGCGGTCCATCCCCGAACCTCCGGACATCGCGTTGCGGATACGGCCGCCCATCGCCGCGCGGACCTTGGCGTAGACGACCTTGTCGAAGAACTGGTGCTGCATGCGCAGCCCCGCCGACGGGCCGGGCCCGATGCCCCACGCCTTCGCCTCGACGGCCTCCGCGTACTTCACCGCGACGTCGACCGCCTTCTCGAACGGGCCGGATCTGCCGTCCTTCTCCGCCTTGCGACGGGCGGCGTTGAAGACCTTCTCGAAGATGTACGGCACCGCCAGGATGAACGTCGGCCGGAACGCGGCCAGATCCGGCAGCAGGGCGGCGGCGTGCAGCTGCGGCTGGTGCCCGAAACGGACCCGGCCGCGGATCGCGGCGACCTCCACCATCCGCCCGAAGACATGCGCGAGTGGCAGGAACAGCAGCGTGGACGCCTCGTCGTCCTTCTTGGTGTGGAACACCGGTTGCCACCGCTGGATCATCGTGTCCGCCTCGTACATGAAGTTCGCGTGCGAGAGGACACACCCCTTGGGCCTGCCGGTGGTGCCCGAGGTGTAGATGATCGTGGCGACCGAGTCCGGGGTGACGGCCTGCCGGTGCCTGTGCACCACCTCGTCGTCCACGTGCGCGCCGGCGTCGTACAGCTCCTGCACACAGCCCGCGTCCAGCTGCCACAGCTGGCGCAGCTGCGGGAGGCGGCCGATGACGGTGGCGATGGTCATCGCGTGGTCCTCGTGCTCCACGATCGCCGCGGACACCTCGGCGTCGTAGAGCATCCAGAAGCACTGTTCCGCGGAGGAGGTGGGGTAGACGGGCACCACCTGGGCGCCGATCGTCCACAGCGCGAAGTCGAACAGGGTCCACTCGTAGCGGGTGCGGGACATGATCGCGACGCGGTCGCCGAAGCGGATGCCGCGCGCGAGGAGCCCCTTGGCGAGGGCCATGACCTCGTCGCGGAACTCGGCGGCCGTGACGTCCCGCCACTGTCCGGCGGCGTCCTTGCGGCCGAGGGCGATGTGCGCCGGGTCGCTCTGGGCATGCTCGAAGACGACGTCGGCCAGACCGCCCACGGGCGGCGCCGACGCCAACGGCGGGTTGGTGAACTCGCGCAAACCTCGCTCCCCGATCCTCGCTGTTGGTCACGCCCGTGATTCTCGGCACAGCGCGGTGAAAGCTACCCCACGGCGTCACCGGGCGGGAGGGGGTGGTTAACCGTGCAAACCTCACGTTTTTCCCGGGAGGTGGCCGGAAAATGCCCGCACATGGGGAAGGGCCGGACACAATACTGACGGGTCAGTAACTTTCGGTACCGTAATCTCCACCGAATCTGTACGGGCCGATTACCGCCTGCGCCGGCCCGCTCACCGGATACGGCAGCCCGCCCCGCGCACACGAGATACGGGAAGCGGCCACCGGTCGAACGGTGGCCGCTTCCCGTCAGTGGTGTGCCGCCACCGCCCGCTCCGCCACCGCGCCCGGCTCCCGTGGGCTTCGTGGGACGGCCCGCCCGGACGAGGAGCAGCACCAGGGCGGCGGCCGTCCCGGCGAGGCCCGCCACCACGAGCGCGCCGTCGAGGCCCGGGGCGAACGCGGTGCGCAGCGTGTGTTCGGGGATGGCGCCGCGCATCCACAGCGACAGGTGCGGGATCCCGGCGAACGCCACCCCCTTGAACGCGAACGAGCCCGGCATCACCCCGACGGAGGCCGGCGGCAGGCGTCCCGGCGGGTCCGGGCGGGCCGGCGGGCGGGACGCCGTTCAGTCGTCGCGCCGCCGTAGCCGTTCGCCGCCGGCCAGGACGGCCGCGGCCAGTGCGTTCGCGGCGGCGTCGGCCGTGCCCCGGCGGCGGCCGTGCACCAGGACGAAGTCGATTCTGCCGAGGTCGGGCAGGCCCGAGCGGTCCGGGAGACGGAACAGGCCGGGCGGGATCAGGCGCCGGGAGTGGGCCATCACGCCGAGCCCGGCACGGGCCGCCGCGACGAGTCCGTTGAGGCTGCCGCTGGTGCACACGATCCGCCATGCTCGGCCCTCGCTCTCCAGCACCTTGAGCGCACGGGCCCGGGTGATGCCGGGCGGGGGATAGACGATCAGCGGGACGGGCCGGTCGGCGTCCAGGCGCAACCGCTCGGCGCCGATCCACACCAGGTCGTCGCGCCAGACCAGCTGGCCGCTCGGGTCCTCGAGGTGGCGCTTGGCCAGCACCAGGTCCAGTTTTCCGGCGGCCAGCTGCTCGTGCAGGGTGCCGGACAGCTCCACGGTCAGTTCCAGGTCGACCTCGGGGTGGTCGTGGCGGAAGCTCTCCAGGATCTCGGGAAGCCGGGTGAGCACGAAGTCCTCCGAGGCGCCGAACCGCAGCCTGCCGCGCACCCGGGTGCCGGTGAAGAACGCCGTTGCCTGCTCGTGCACCTGCAGGATCCGCCGGGCGAAGCCCAGCATCGCCTCGCCGTCGTCGGTCAGCTCCACCGAATGGGTGTCCCGGCTGAACAGCTGCCGCCCGGCCGCCTCCTCCAGTCGGCGTACATGCTGGCTGACCGTGGACTGGCGCAGCCCCAGCCGGTGGGCGGCCTGTGTGAAGCTCAAAGTCTGGGCCACGGCCAGGAACGTGCGCAGCTGTGTCGGGTCGTACACGGCACCCAGCCTAGCCCGTTATCGCGAATCATGATGGCAGTCAGAGTGGTGTACGGGATTCCCGATCGGCGTGGTGCAGAGGACGATGGAGGGGGCTCCTGCGGGCCCGAAAGCAAGGAGACATCAAGCGACACCTGCCGATCAACCTGCGACAACTGCACACCCTCCGCCGACACACAGAGCAATCGGAGCACCGTGACACGCCTGCGCTGGCCGACCTGGATGCCGATCGACCCGTACATCGTCCTGCTGCTGGGGACCGTGGGTCTTGCCGCACTGCTGCCCGCCCGGGGAACCGCCTCCGACGTGGCCTCGGGGGCGTCGACCGCCGCGATCGCGTTCCTCTTCTTCCTCTACGGCGCCCGGCTGTCCACCCGGGAGGCGCTGGACGGGCTGCGCCACTGGCGGCTCCACGTCACCGTGCTGGCCTGCACGTTCGTGTTCTTCCCGGTCTTCGGGCTGGCTGCGCGCGTCCTGGTGCCGACCGTGCTGACCCAGCCGCTCTACCAGGGCCTGCTGTTCCTGACGCTGGTGCCGTCCACGATCCAGTCGTCCATCGCCTTCACCTCGATCGCCCGCGGCAACGTGCCCGCGGCGATCTGCGCGGGCTCCTTCTCCTCCCTGGCCGGCATACTGATCACCCCGCTGCTGGCGGCGGCCCTCCTCGGCAACAGCGGCGGCGGGTTCTCCGCCGACTCGCTCGTGAAGATCGTGCTGCAGCTGCTGGTGCCGTTCCTCGCCGGGCAGCTGCTGCGGCGCTGGATCGGGGGCTCCATCACCCGGCACAAGAAGATCCTCGGCCTGGTCGACCGCGGCTCCATCCTGCTGGTCGTCTACACCGCCTTCAGCGAGGGCATGAACCAGGGCATCTGGCACCAGGTGAGCCCCGCGCGCCTCGGCTGTCTGCTCGTCGTCGAGGCCGTCCTGCTGGCCCTGATGCTGCTGCTGAGCTGGTACGGAGGCAAGGCACTCGGCTTCGGCCGGGCGGACCGGATCGCCATCCAGTTCGCCGGGTCGAAGAAGTCCCTCGCCTCCGGACTGCCCATGGCCAGTGTCCTGTTCGGCGCCCACGCCTCCCTCGCCGTGCTGCCGCTGATGCTCTTCCACCAGATGCAGCTGATGGTGTGCGCGGTCATCGCCAAGCGCCGCGCCCGCGATCCGGAGGAGGCCGTGGACGCTCCCGGGGCGTCAGCGGCTCACGTGGTCCAGGGGCAGCCACAGGACCGTGTCCTTCGCTGACCGCAGCGCCTTGGGGTCCGACAGTTCCTGGTCGGTGAGCGCCCGGTCCCATACGTGCACCTCCTCGATGGCACCGGTGAAGAAGGCCCGGCTGTCCATGCGCTGACCGATGTGCACGCCGAAGGGGGAGTTACGGCTGACCGAGCCCGGTACGTCGGCCACGGACGACTGCGTACCGTCGACGGACAACATCAGCCGGCCCCCGCCCCGCCGGAGCACCACGTGATGCCACTGGCCGTCGTTGTACGCGGTATCCGTGCGCACGTACGCGGTCTGTGGAGCCGCCGCGCCGTCCCGCACGGTGATCAGGCCCTGGATCCGGTTGTTCGCCGGCTCCCCGCGCAGCCACACCTGGGGCTGTGTGGTGCCGATCCCGCCCATCCACAGCAGCGGCTGCTCGCCGCTGGTGGCCGTGTACCGGAACCACAGGGACGCCGTGAAGTCCTTCGTGCCCAGCGGCAGCCGACTGCTGTACGGCAGGCGTACGGCGTCGTCGGTGCCGTCGAACTGCAGCGCTCCGCCGAACACCCCTGGTGTCACCTTCGCGCCGCCCAGTACCGCGGCCGGGCGGGCGTGCGGGGCGAGGTCGGCGGTGACCGGGTCGGGGCCGCGGCGCGGGGCGAGCCAGTTCTCGGTGAAGCGGGCGAAGCGGATCTCGTCGCGCGCGTCCAGCGCGCCGCCCTCGTAGATCAGGCCCACCGTGCCCCCGGCGACCTGGACCAGGTCGGAGTAGCCGGACCAGTCCGTGGTGACGACCGTGCCGCGGTCCACGCTGTCCCAGGTGCGGCCGCCGTTGTAGGAGGAGCGGATCATCATCGTGCGGCGCCGGTCGGGGTCGGCGGGGCAGGCGAGCAGCAGCCGGCCGCCGAGCCGCAGCAGGGACCCTGCACCATCGGGGCGTACAGGTCCGGCAGGTCGTGGAAGGGCGCGGTGAAGCTGGAGCCGCCGTCGCGGCTGATCGCCTGGGTGCGGTGACCGAGGTCGGTGCCGTCCTGCTCCCGGCCGCTGACCAGGATCGATCCGTCCTCGCGCTCGGCGAGGGTCAGTTCGGAGGGCTTCTGCCGGAAGGTGCCGTCCTCGGCGATGGGCCAGGTGTCCTGGGCGCCGATCCGCCAGTGGCCGCCGTGGTCGTCGCTGACGATCAGCGCCGCGTGGTTGGCGGTGATCCGGGTGCCGTCCCAGCTCTCGGCGTTGACCCCGAAGACCAGCCGCCCGGCGTACCGGCCGTGGGTGAGCTGGATGCCGTGCACCGGCCCGGTCGCGTACCAGGAGTTCCAGGCGGAGGGCAGGATCTCCGGGCTCAGATCGCGCGGCGCGGACCAGGTCAGACCGTTGTCGTCGCTGTACTGGAGATGGGGGGTGCGATCGCACGGCACCGAGCAGCTGGCGCTGTCCGTACGGCCCGTGTTGTACGTCTCCGCGAGCCAGACGCGCCCCGTTTCGCGGTCGACGATCGGCGCCGGGTTCCCGTGGGTGTCGCCGCCTCCCTTGTTGACCACCTGCAGCGGGCCCCAGGTGCGTCCGCCGTCGGTGGAGCGCTTGAGCACGATGTCGATGTCGGCGGCGTCACCGCAGTTGAGGACCCGTCCTTCGGCGAACGCCAGCAGCGTGCCGTCGGCGGCCCTGACGATCGTCGGGATCCGGAAGCAGGCGTAGCCGGGATCCTGGGACGCCTTGAACAGGATCTGCTGCTCGAACTCGGGTGTGTTCATGGAGGATTGGGCGTGTGCCGGATGGGGTGAGGCCAGTGGCACCAGGAGCAGTGCCGCGGTGGTGACAGCGGGGGCGAGTACGGATCTGAGACGGGCGCGAAGACCTGACGGCATGGTACGACCTGCCCTTCGTCGGCCGGACATCTGGACATGTGGACATCCCATGTCCAACGTGCGCCCCATCGAAGGTAGTTGGGGGCAGGGCGCCCCACAAGAAGCGTGCAGCACACGGCGTCCGCGAAAGGTCCGAGGCCCGGCGAAGGGCCTACGGCCGCAGGACGACCTTGCCGAGGTTGGCCCGCGCCTCGATCACCTCGTGCGCCTTCGCCGCGTCCTCCAGCGCGAACTCGCCGTGGACGACGGGCTTCACGCTGCCCTCGGCGAACAGCCGCCACAGCTCCTGGCGCCACTGCTCGTACAGCTCCGGCCGGCCGCGTGCGATCAGCGCCATCTGGAAGCCGATCACCGACTTGGCGCCGACCAGCAGGTCGTACGCCTGGACGGTGCCCCCGCCCGAGCTGTAGGCGACCAGGCGGCCGTGCGGGGCGAGAGCGGCGACGGCAGGGGTGAGCAGGTCACCGCCGACCGCGTCCAGGACGCAGTCGACCGGATCTCCCCAACTGGCGTCCGTGTACCGGACGCAGTCGTCCGCGCCCAGCCCGCGCACGAAGTCCGCCTTCGCCGGGTCCGACACCGCTCCCACGACCCGCCCCGCGCCCCGGGACCGCGCCAGCTGCACGGCGAGATGCCCGACACCGCTCGCCGCCGCCGTGACGAGGACCGATTCGCCCGGTGCGGGCCGCGCCGCCTCCAGTGCGCCGTAAGCCACGAGGCCGCTGCGCACCAGTGCGATCGCGTCCACGGCGGTGGCGCCGTCGGGGACCGGAGAGGTCATGGCCTCGTGCAGCACGGCGAAGTCGGCGTAGCCGTGCCCGAAGCACATCCCGGTCACGCGATCGCCCGGCCGGAAGCGGGTCACGCCCTCACCGGCCGCCACCACCTCACCGGCGATCTCGCCGCCCAGTGCGACCGGTTCGGCGGCCTCGGTGACCTTGCGCACCACGGGCAGGGTGACGCCGGCCGCCTCGCAGCGCACCAGCAGCTCCCCGGGGCCGGGCTCGGGGACGGGGACCTCCTCCAGGAACAGCGGGCCGCCGGTGGATTCATAGCGGACGCGACGCATCGGAACCTCCAGTGGCCGGGGGAAAGCCCGGCGCATCAGTCGTGGGGAACGCCCATCGTGGGGAACACCCACGAACTCGTTGGGAGTTCCAACGTTAAGGGAGTTTCATTGGGAAGTCCAATGATTCTCGGATAGGCTGCCGGTATGGCCGCCGAAGCACCCCTGCCCACGATCCGCTCCCTGCCCAGCTGGCTCCTCGGCCGGGCCGCCGCGCGGGGCCGCGCCCTGGTCGCCGACGCGCTTGCGGTCGAGGGCCTGAGGATGTGGCACCACGTGGTCCTCTCCGCCGTCCGTGACCTCCAGCCCGTCGCCCAGGCCGACCTCGGCCGCAGCGTGGGCCTGGACCCCAAGGACCTGGTCGGCGTGCTCAACGACCTGCAGACCGCCGGTCATGTCGTGCGCGCCCCCGACCCCCGGGACCGCCGCAAGAACGCCGTGTCCCTCACCGACGAGGGCGCCCGCCTCCTCGCGCGCTGCGAGAAGGCGGCCCGCGCGGCCAATGACGCACTGCTGGCCCCGCTGTCGGCCGCCGAACGTGATCAGTTCATGGGCCTGTTGATCCGGATTTCCGGCACGGACGGCTGACGGCGGCTAACGTTCCGTCATGACCGCAGCTCCCGTGCTCTCTGCGCAGCGCACCGCCCTGGTCCTCGTCGACCTGATGGAACGTATCGTCGCGCTGCCCCTGGAACCCCGCAAAGGCACCGAAGTGCTCGCCGCCGCCGAGGAGTTGGCGAACACCTTCCGTGCCGCCGCGGCACCCGTCGTGCTCGTGCGCGTCGAACGCGCCTCGGTCGCCGAACAGCCGCCCGGCAGCGCCCTGGTGGCGGGCCTCGGCCGCGCCGGCGACCTGGAGGTGGTCAAGCGCACCATCGGCGCCTTCCAGGACACCGGCCTGCACGAGCAGCTGCGCGAACGCGGTGTCACCACCCTGGTGTTGGGCGGCATCGCCACCAACCTCGGCGTCGAGTCCACCGCCCGCGCCGCCGCCGACCTCGGCTACGACCTCGTCTTCGTGGAGGACGCCATGGCCGCACTCACCGCCGCCGAGCACGAGGCGTCCGTCCGGCTCGACTTCCCCCGGCTGGGGACGGTCGTGTCCGCCGCCGACGTACGCCTCGGCGCCGCCTGACCGCTCGGACCGGCGTCCCGCCCCCGTCCACGACCACCACCGAACCTGTGCTGCAGCCCCCACGCATCAGATACAGGTACGCCTCCGCCACATCCGCCGGCTCGCCGACCCGCCCCACCGGCAGCGACTCGGCGGACGACCGGAACAGCTCCTCCCGGTCCGCCTCCGGCGCCTCCCGCCACAGCTCGGTGCGCACCACCCCGGGCGAGACCACATTGACCCGCACGGGCGCCCCCTCCACCGCCGGCGCCCGGGTCCGCGACTCCATCGCCCCGCACAGCGCCGACACGGCGCTCGAACCCGGCAGTGGCCGCTGCCCCGCCGTCCCTGTGGTCAGCACCACCGACCCTCCCGTGCGGACCGACCCGACGCCGTACTTCACCGCTTCCACTTCGGCCGCGCCGCCGAGCGGCTGCACATCGCTCAGCCGGTGCTCAGCCGCCGGATCCGCGCCCTGGAGAAGGACATGGGTGCCGAGCTGTTCGTACGCGACAGCCGCGGCGTGGCGTTGACCGATGCCGATCGCCAACTCCTCGACGGACGGCAGTTGCTCAGCCTCACCGACGCGGCCCGGCGCCGTGTGCTGCGGGCCCCACGCGGGCCCCGACGGCTCGTCGTCGGCTTCCGGGCCGGTGCGGTCGTCACCCAGGCCCTGCGCGCCTTCGCGGCGGCGCACCCCGACGTCGAGGGCTGCGCCCGCCGGGTCGTGGGGGCACCTCCCGCTCGAGCGTAGTCGAGAGTGGGGGAGGGACGACCAGGAACGACTGCTCCTCGACGGCACCGTGGACGTCGCCTACGTACGACGGCCGATCCATGAGGAGGGACTGGAGCCGCGGCCCCTGTACCGCGAACCCCGTGTGGCGATGCTCCCGGGCGGCCACCGCCTCGCCGGGAAGCAGGAACTGCCGCTCGCCGACCTCGACGGCGAGACCTGGCTGCACTACGCCGGCCCCCGGCCGGGCGACCTGCCGATCCGCACCCTCGAGGAGAAGTTCGAGTGCGTGGCCGCCGGCACCGCCGTCCCGCTCGTCCCGCGTTCGACCGCCGGGCAGTACTCCAGCCCGGACATCAGCTGCGTGCCGGTCACCGACGCCGAACCCGACCAGGTGCTGCCGGCCTGGGCGGCCGGCCGGCACTCACCCCTGGTCACCGCGTTCGTCGACGCCGCGCAGACGCTCGGCTGCGGCGGGGCCCCGCGGCGCAGGAGGCGCGGGGCGCCGGCCGGGGCCCCGCCTCCGTGCCGCGGGGAGGCGTCTCAGCCCTGGGCGGCGTCTCAGCCCTGGGCGGCGTCTCAGCCCTGGGCGGCGTCTCAGCCCTGGGCGGCCGCCTCTTGCAGGGCGATGCGGTCCTCGCCCGCGTACACGTTCATCGAGCTGCCCCGCAGGAAACCCACCAGGGTCAGCCCCGTCTCCGCGGCCAGGTCCACCGCCAGCGACGACGGCGCCGACACGGCGGCCAGCACCGGGATGCCCGCCATCACCGCCTTCTGGGCCAGCTCGAACGAGGCCCGCCCGGAGACCAGCAGGATCGCCCGCGAGAGCGGCAGGGCCCCGTTCTGCAGCGCCCGCCCGACCAGCTTGTCCACCGCGTTGTGCCGGCCGACGTCCTCTCGTACGTCCAGCAGCTCCCCGTCCTCGGAGAACAGGGCCGCGGCGTGCAGGCCCCCCGTCCGGTCGAACACCCGCTGGGCCGCGCGCAGCCGCTCGGGGAGGCTCGACAGCAGCTGAGGGGTGACCCGGACCGGGGGGGTGTCGGCGATCGGGAAACGCGCCGTCGTCCGTACCGCGTCCAGGCTGGCCTTGCCGCACAGACCGCACGAGGAGGACGTGTAGACGTTGCGCTCCAGGGTGAAGTCCGGCAGGGCGAGGCCCGGCGCGGTCTGCACGTCGACCACGTTGTAGGTGTTGGAACCGTCCACGGTCGCCCCCGCGCAGTAGACGATGTTCCGCAGATCGTCCGCGTCGGCCAGCACGCCCTCGCTCACCAGGAAGCCCGCCGCCAGCGCGAAGTCGTCGCCGGGGGTGCGCATGGTGATCGCGAGCGGCTTGCCGTTCAGCCGGATCTCCAGGGGTTCCTCGGCGACGAGTGTGTCCGGCCGGGCCGAGAGCGCCCCGTCGCGGATGCGGAGGACCTTGCGTCGTTCCGTGACTCGTCCCATGTCCTGATCAGCCCCGGTTCTGTACGTGCTGGTAGCCGAAACGGCCCTTGATGCAGAGATTGCCGTGGGTCACCGTGTCGTCGTGCGGCGAGGTGACCTTCACGGTCTCATTGTCCTGCACATGGAGCGTGCGGGTGCAGCCCACGCCGCAGTACGCGCACACCGGGTCCGTCTCGGTCTGGCGGGACTCGTCCCAGGTGCCCGCCGCCCGCATGTCGAACTCCGTACGCGGCGCGAGCGCCCGAATCCTGCCTACGAAATATTGACTACAGTATGGGATTGGGGTGGGACAAGAGTTCGGGCATCGACCGTTCGGCGCATTCTGCGGACCGTTCCTCTTGTGCGATCGATCCATTGGGTTCTCAACTACCTTGTGCGGCCGTACGGTTCGGGGTCATGAGCAGCCCCCCTGTCGCACCCCCGGGCTGGAGCCGCTGGCTCGTCCCGCCCGCCGCCCTCTCCGTCCACCTCTCCATCGGCCAGGCCTACGCCTGGAGCGTGTTCAAACCGCCCCTCGAATCCGCGCTGCACCTCGACGGCACCCAGAGCGCACTGCCCTTCCAGCTCGCGATCGTGATGCTCGGTCTGTCGGCCGCGTT
This region includes:
- a CDS encoding PQQ-dependent sugar dehydrogenase, with protein sequence MKTSRVLPYGLAAVLALPLAGLSQGTAHAATDYQAEDATISQGTVAGNHTGYTGTGFVDYTNVKGSYVEFRVSAAATGPASVTLRYANGTAADRPMDLSVNGTVVAPAVSFPATADWNTWAAKAVNVTLKAGTNTIRATATTANGGPNLDRISLAAVTDTQAPTRPGQPSCPDIGEDRLTLAWGASTDDTGVAAYDLYEHGNKIGEAPGDTTTKTLTGLAPNTTYDLTVIARDAAGNTSPASPVVDCTTKPSSDTTPPTAPGALHTADITSNTVGLTWGAATDDRGVTAYDIRSGTTVYRTVTGGTSATLTGLACNSPYSLDVVARDAAGNVSPPSNTVTFTTKACATDGGVPSSIATLSTGWTIPWGTYWMPDGKTALVTERDDFRVWKVTKDGTRTQVGTVPNAVTTNGEGGLLGVAVDPEWATNHYVYFMHTAAEGNRVVRMTYDGSTLTGYKILLQGIRKNRYHNGGRLAFGPDGYLYVSTGEAQQPDLAQDKNSLNGKILRMTTDGKPAPGNPFGNYVYSLGHRNPQGLAFDRNGRLWEAEFGNSSKDELNLIKPGANYGWPTCEGTCSVAGMTNPKATWNVSEASPSGIAIVRNVIYMASLRGERLWRIPVNGDTESVGTPTAYYVGSYGRLRTVTKVPGADELWLSTTNCDNNGGAADGSDQIFRVTIK
- a CDS encoding AMP-dependent synthetase/ligase, which translates into the protein MREFTNPPLASAPPVGGLADVVFEHAQSDPAHIALGRKDAAGQWRDVTAAEFRDEVMALAKGLLARGIRFGDRVAIMSRTRYEWTLFDFALWTIGAQVVPVYPTSSAEQCFWMLYDAEVSAAIVEHEDHAMTIATVIGRLPQLRQLWQLDAGCVQELYDAGAHVDDEVVHRHRQAVTPDSVATIIYTSGTTGRPKGCVLSHANFMYEADTMIQRWQPVFHTKKDDEASTLLFLPLAHVFGRMVEVAAIRGRVRFGHQPQLHAAALLPDLAAFRPTFILAVPYIFEKVFNAARRKAEKDGRSGPFEKAVDVAVKYAEAVEAKAWGIGPGPSAGLRMQHQFFDKVVYAKVRAAMGGRIRNAMSGGSGMDRRLGLFFAGAGVQIYEGYGLTESTAAATANPPERTRYGTVGQAIPGVTVHIADDGEIWLHGGNVFQGYLNNPKATDETLHEGWLATGDLGSLDEDGYLTITGRKKEILVTSGGKSVSPGVLEERVREHPLVNQCIVVGNDRPYIAALVTLDQEAVEHWLQMRGKPRMTPVQLVRDADLETEVRRAVVAANTLVSQAESIRTFRILAQPFTEEHGLLTPSLKLKRKAIEKAYGNEVDALYGT
- a CDS encoding LysR substrate-binding domain-containing protein, whose translation is MYDPTQLRTFLAVAQTLSFTQAAHRLGLRQSTVSQHVRRLEEAAGRQLFSRDTHSVELTDDGEAMLGFARRILQVHEQATAFFTGTRVRGRLRFGASEDFVLTRLPEILESFRHDHPEVDLELTVELSGTLHEQLAAGKLDLVLAKRHLEDPSGQLVWRDDLVWIGAERLRLDADRPVPLIVYPPPGITRARALKVLESEGRAWRIVCTSGSLNGLVAAARAGLGVMAHSRRLIPPGLFRLPDRSGLPDLGRIDFVLVHGRRRGTADAAANALAAAVLAGGERLRRRDD
- a CDS encoding bile acid:sodium symporter family protein produces the protein MPIDPYIVLLLGTVGLAALLPARGTASDVASGASTAAIAFLFFLYGARLSTREALDGLRHWRLHVTVLACTFVFFPVFGLAARVLVPTVLTQPLYQGLLFLTLVPSTIQSSIAFTSIARGNVPAAICAGSFSSLAGILITPLLAAALLGNSGGGFSADSLVKIVLQLLVPFLAGQLLRRWIGGSITRHKKILGLVDRGSILLVVYTAFSEGMNQGIWHQVSPARLGCLLVVEAVLLALMLLLSWYGGKALGFGRADRIAIQFAGSKKSLASGLPMASVLFGAHASLAVLPLMLFHQMQLMVCAVIAKRRARDPEEAVDAPGASAAHVVQGQPQDRVLR
- a CDS encoding quinone oxidoreductase family protein; this translates as MRRVRYESTGGPLFLEEVPVPEPGPGELLVRCEAAGVTLPVVRKVTEAAEPVALGGEIAGEVVAAGEGVTRFRPGDRVTGMCFGHGYADFAVLHEAMTSPVPDGATAVDAIALVRSGLVAYGALEAARPAPGESVLVTAAASGVGHLAVQLARSRGAGRVVGAVSDPAKADFVRGLGADDCVRYTDASWGDPVDCVLDAVGGDLLTPAVAALAPHGRLVAYSSGGGTVQAYDLLVGAKSVIGFQMALIARGRPELYEQWRQELWRLFAEGSVKPVVHGEFALEDAAKAHEVIEARANLGKVVLRP
- a CDS encoding MarR family winged helix-turn-helix transcriptional regulator, whose translation is MAAEAPLPTIRSLPSWLLGRAAARGRALVADALAVEGLRMWHHVVLSAVRDLQPVAQADLGRSVGLDPKDLVGVLNDLQTAGHVVRAPDPRDRRKNAVSLTDEGARLLARCEKAARAANDALLAPLSAAERDQFMGLLIRISGTDG
- a CDS encoding isochorismatase family protein, which produces MTAAPVLSAQRTALVLVDLMERIVALPLEPRKGTEVLAAAEELANTFRAAAAPVVLVRVERASVAEQPPGSALVAGLGRAGDLEVVKRTIGAFQDTGLHEQLRERGVTTLVLGGIATNLGVESTARAAADLGYDLVFVEDAMAALTAAEHEASVRLDFPRLGTVVSAADVRLGAA
- a CDS encoding SDR family oxidoreductase, which translates into the protein MQPLGGAAEVEAVKYGVGSVRTGGSVVLTTGTAGQRPLPGSSAVSALCGAMESRTRAPAVEGAPVRVNVVSPGVVRTELWREAPEADREELFRSSAESLPVGRVGEPADVAEAYLYLMRGGCSTGSVVVVDGGGTPVRAVRRRRGVRRRRTRPSPAGGSRAGRTPRARRR
- a CDS encoding LysR family transcriptional regulator — its product is MLSRRIRALEKDMGAELFVRDSRGVALTDADRQLLDGRQLLSLTDAARRRVLRAPRGPRRLVVGFRAGAVVTQALRAFAAAHPDVEGCARRVVGAPPARA